One window of Stenotrophomonas indicatrix genomic DNA carries:
- the leuD gene encoding 3-isopropylmalate dehydratase small subunit, which translates to MSGFRTLRSASVVLRQTNIDTDQIIPARFLSTTERAGLGRNAFNDWRWQADGSPVADFAFNQPHNAGRSILLAGRNFGCGSSREHAPWALTDLGLRAIVSSEIADIFRGNSLKNGLLPIVLDEADVQVLMQRPDDELTIDVAACELRTPDGRIYSFPLDGFSQTCLLEGVDQLGYLLGRVPEIERYESEHAR; encoded by the coding sequence ATGAGCGGCTTCCGTACCCTGCGTTCGGCCAGCGTGGTGCTGCGCCAGACCAATATCGATACCGACCAGATCATTCCGGCGCGGTTCCTGTCCACCACCGAACGCGCCGGGCTGGGCCGCAATGCGTTCAACGACTGGCGCTGGCAGGCCGATGGTTCGCCGGTGGCCGACTTCGCCTTCAACCAGCCGCACAACGCTGGCCGCAGCATCCTGCTGGCCGGGCGCAACTTCGGCTGCGGCTCATCGCGCGAGCATGCACCCTGGGCGCTGACCGACCTCGGCCTGCGCGCCATCGTCAGCAGCGAGATCGCCGACATTTTCCGCGGCAATTCGCTGAAGAACGGGCTGCTGCCGATCGTGCTGGACGAAGCCGACGTACAGGTGCTGATGCAGCGCCCGGACGATGAACTGACCATCGACGTGGCCGCGTGCGAGCTGCGCACGCCCGATGGCCGCATCTACTCCTTCCCGTTGGACGGCTTCTCGCAGACCTGTCTGCTGGAAGGCGTCGATCAGCTGGGTTATCTGTTGGGCCGTGTCCCTGAAATCGAACGTTACGAGAGTGAGCATGCACGCTGA
- a CDS encoding trans-aconitate 2-methyltransferase, whose product MSAFDTATATSSAGQQWNAQDYAIDAGFVPTLGGAVARLLDARAGERILDLGCGDGVLTTELALSGAHMQGVDASPEMVIAARARGVDARVMDGHALTFDGAFDAVFSNAALHWMPNPDRVLEGVRRALRPGGRFVAEFGGHGNVATIVAAVQAARVAHGQGASTFQWYFPTADGYAERLRQHGFQVRLIECLPRPTALPTGVAGWLRVFAAPLLDDLPAEARATVRDAATALLADLPRNATGQPLADYVRLRVLARRR is encoded by the coding sequence ATGAGCGCCTTCGACACCGCAACCGCCACCAGCAGCGCAGGCCAGCAGTGGAATGCCCAGGACTATGCGATCGACGCCGGCTTCGTGCCGACCCTCGGTGGCGCCGTAGCGCGCCTGCTCGACGCGCGGGCCGGCGAGCGCATCCTCGACCTGGGCTGTGGCGATGGCGTACTCACCACCGAACTGGCCCTCAGCGGTGCACACATGCAGGGCGTCGATGCTTCACCGGAAATGGTGATCGCCGCACGTGCACGGGGCGTCGATGCGCGGGTGATGGACGGCCACGCCCTGACCTTCGACGGCGCGTTCGATGCGGTGTTCAGCAACGCAGCGCTGCATTGGATGCCCAACCCGGACCGCGTGCTGGAAGGCGTGCGCCGCGCCCTGCGCCCCGGCGGCCGTTTCGTCGCCGAGTTCGGCGGTCATGGCAACGTGGCCACGATCGTTGCCGCCGTGCAGGCCGCGCGCGTCGCCCATGGCCAGGGTGCCAGCACATTCCAGTGGTACTTCCCCACCGCCGATGGCTACGCCGAACGCCTGCGCCAGCATGGCTTCCAGGTGCGGCTGATCGAATGCCTGCCACGCCCGACCGCACTGCCGACCGGCGTTGCCGGCTGGCTGCGCGTGTTCGCCGCACCGCTGCTGGACGACCTGCCGGCCGAGGCGCGCGCCACGGTGCGCGATGCCGCCACCGCCCTGCTGGCCGATCTGCCGCGCAACGCCACCGGACAGCCGCTGGCCGACTACGTGCGCCTGCGCGTGCTCGCACGTCGGCGCTGA
- the leuB gene encoding 3-isopropylmalate dehydrogenase has translation MHAEIVVLPGDGIGPEVAAAAVAVLNAVAERFNHTFTFSEHDIGGIAIDRHGEPLPASTLAACQAANAVLLGAVGGPKWSDPNAKVRPEQGLLAIRKALGLYANLRPVRTHEAALHASPIKAELLQGVDFVVVRELTGGIYFGDKTRDADSASDLCRYTVAEIERVLRSGFRLAQQRRGKVTSVDKANVLETSRLWRDVATRIGREEFPDVALEHQLVDSMAMHLLAKPREYDVIVTENMFGDILTDEASMLAGSLGLLPSASLGEPGAVGIYEPIHGSAPDIAGKGIANPYATIFSAAMLLRHSLGLEAEAAAVEAAVHAVLDDGVFTADLAAKGHAVSTATATDAVLAKLG, from the coding sequence ATGCACGCTGAGATTGTTGTCCTGCCCGGTGATGGCATCGGCCCGGAAGTGGCCGCCGCCGCGGTTGCCGTTCTGAACGCCGTCGCCGAACGCTTCAACCACACCTTCACCTTCAGCGAGCACGATATCGGTGGCATCGCCATCGACCGCCATGGCGAGCCGCTGCCGGCCTCGACCCTTGCCGCCTGCCAGGCCGCCAACGCGGTGCTGCTGGGCGCGGTGGGCGGCCCGAAGTGGTCCGACCCGAACGCCAAGGTGCGCCCGGAACAGGGCCTGCTGGCGATCCGCAAGGCGCTGGGCCTGTATGCCAACCTGCGTCCGGTGCGCACCCATGAAGCCGCACTGCACGCATCGCCGATCAAGGCCGAGCTGCTGCAGGGTGTGGACTTCGTGGTGGTGCGCGAACTGACCGGTGGCATCTACTTCGGCGACAAGACCCGCGATGCCGACAGCGCCAGCGATCTGTGCCGCTACACCGTGGCCGAGATCGAGCGCGTGCTGCGCAGTGGCTTCCGCCTGGCGCAGCAGCGGCGCGGCAAGGTCACCTCGGTGGACAAGGCCAACGTGCTGGAAACCTCACGCCTGTGGCGCGACGTGGCCACGCGCATCGGCCGCGAGGAGTTCCCGGACGTCGCGCTGGAACACCAGCTGGTCGATTCGATGGCGATGCACCTGCTGGCCAAGCCGCGCGAATACGACGTGATCGTGACCGAGAACATGTTCGGCGACATCCTCACCGATGAAGCCTCGATGCTGGCCGGTTCGCTGGGCCTGCTGCCATCGGCATCGCTGGGCGAGCCGGGGGCGGTGGGCATCTACGAACCGATCCATGGCTCGGCACCGGACATCGCCGGCAAGGGCATCGCCAACCCGTACGCGACGATCTTCAGCGCGGCGATGCTGCTGCGCCATTCGCTGGGGCTGGAAGCCGAAGCTGCAGCGGTGGAAGCGGCGGTGCATGCGGTGCTGGACGATGGCGTATTCACCGCGGATCTGGCCGCCAAGGGGCACGCAGTGAGCACGGCGACGGCCACCGACGCGGTGCTGGCCAAGCTGGGATGA
- a CDS encoding 2-isopropylmalate synthase: MTTIERITTPRIRIFDTTLRDGEQSPGCSMSPPQKLVMARALDELGVDIIETGFPASSQSDREAMALIGRELRRPSLSLAVLSRCLQADIETSARALEAAANPRLHVFLSTSPLHREHKLRMTREQVLESVRKHVSLARSYIDDVEFSAEDATRTELDYLIEVSRVAIAAGATTINLPDTVGFTTPEEIRTMFQQVIAGVADVPNAGNVIFSAHCHNDLGLAVANSLAAIEGGARQVECTVNGIGERAGNCSLEEIAMVLKVRQAFYEQDTAIDTPRIVGTSQLLQRLVGMPVQRNKAIVGANAFAHESGIHQHGMLRHRGTYEIMRPEDVGWEDSQMVLGRHSGRAAVEARLRALGFWLEEDELKLVFEQFKGLCEQQRVVTDADLQTLMQGGSNAQGYRLASMTISDVGSRANALVELSDPDGNRVAETAQGDGPVDALFGALSAATGVQLMLDSYHVHSVGIGADARGEANLSVRHEGVEYDGTGTSKDIIEASALAWLDVANRLLRQRQANAGVSTETPATATA, from the coding sequence GTGACCACCATCGAACGAATTACCACCCCGCGCATCCGCATCTTCGACACCACCCTGCGTGACGGCGAGCAGTCCCCCGGCTGCAGCATGAGCCCGCCGCAGAAGCTGGTGATGGCGCGTGCGCTGGACGAACTGGGCGTGGACATCATCGAGACCGGCTTCCCGGCCAGCTCGCAGTCCGACCGCGAAGCGATGGCCCTGATCGGCCGCGAACTGCGCCGCCCGAGCCTGAGCCTGGCGGTACTGTCACGCTGCCTGCAGGCGGACATCGAGACCTCGGCGCGCGCGCTGGAAGCCGCTGCCAACCCGCGCCTGCATGTGTTCCTGTCGACCAGCCCGCTGCACCGTGAGCACAAGCTGCGGATGACGCGTGAGCAGGTACTGGAGTCGGTACGCAAGCATGTATCGCTGGCCCGCTCCTACATCGACGATGTCGAGTTCTCCGCCGAGGACGCCACCCGCACCGAGCTGGATTACCTGATTGAAGTCTCGCGCGTGGCGATCGCTGCCGGCGCCACCACCATCAACCTGCCCGACACCGTCGGCTTCACCACGCCGGAAGAAATCCGCACGATGTTCCAGCAGGTCATCGCGGGCGTCGCCGATGTGCCCAACGCAGGCAACGTGATCTTCAGCGCACACTGCCACAACGACCTGGGCCTGGCCGTGGCCAACTCACTGGCCGCCATCGAAGGTGGCGCGCGCCAGGTCGAATGCACCGTCAACGGCATTGGTGAACGCGCCGGCAACTGCTCGCTGGAAGAGATCGCGATGGTGCTGAAGGTGCGCCAGGCGTTCTACGAGCAGGACACCGCCATCGACACCCCGCGCATCGTCGGTACTTCGCAGCTGCTGCAGCGCCTGGTCGGCATGCCGGTACAGCGCAACAAGGCCATCGTAGGCGCCAATGCCTTTGCCCATGAATCGGGTATCCACCAGCACGGCATGCTGCGCCACCGCGGCACCTACGAAATCATGCGTCCGGAAGACGTGGGCTGGGAGGACTCGCAGATGGTGCTGGGCCGCCACAGTGGCCGTGCCGCCGTCGAAGCGCGCCTGCGCGCACTGGGCTTCTGGCTGGAAGAAGACGAGCTGAAGCTGGTGTTCGAGCAGTTCAAGGGCCTGTGCGAGCAGCAGCGCGTGGTCACCGACGCCGACCTGCAGACACTGATGCAGGGCGGCTCCAACGCACAGGGCTACCGCCTGGCCTCGATGACCATCAGCGATGTCGGCAGCCGTGCCAATGCGCTGGTCGAACTGTCCGACCCGGACGGCAACCGCGTGGCCGAGACCGCACAGGGCGATGGCCCGGTCGATGCACTGTTCGGCGCGCTGTCGGCCGCTACCGGCGTGCAGCTGATGCTGGACAGCTACCACGTGCACAGCGTCGGCATCGGTGCCGATGCGCGCGGCGAAGCCAACCTGAGCGTGCGCCACGAAGGCGTCGAGTACGACGGCACCGGCACCAGCAAGGACATCATCGAAGCATCCGCGCTGGCCTGGCTGGACGTAGCCAACCGCCTGCTGCGCCAGCGCCAGGCCAACGCCGGCGTCAGCACTGAAACACCTGCCACTGCCACCGCCTGA
- the leuC gene encoding 3-isopropylmalate dehydratase large subunit yields the protein MTSAPRTLYDKLWDAHVVVPETDSAPAVLYIDLHLIHEVTSPQAFTELRERGLKPRRPDRTKATMDHSTPTLPAAADGTLPYASAASEAQVAMLARNCAEHGIELFDMASDNRGIVHVIAPEQGFTQPGMTIVCGDSHTSTHGAFGSLAFGIGTSEVGHVLATQCLLQRKAKTLAITVDGEVAPGIGAKDVVLHIIGVIGVNGGTGHVIEFRGSTIEAMDMEQRMTLCNMSIEAGARAGMVAPDQVTFDFVANTPRGPKGADFDAAVARWTQLRSDEGARFDSEVHIDAADIRPTLTWGTHPGTAIAVDAPIPAANDAAAQKGLDYMQFQAGQTLAGTPVDVVFVGSCTNGRLSDMREVAQVLRGRRVAERVRMLVVPGSEIVKRQAEAEGIHEIVRAAGAEWREPGCSMCIAMNGDLVAPGQLAVSTSNRNFEGRQGPGSRTLLASPMSAAWAAVQGHVADARELFAQEVA from the coding sequence ATGACTTCCGCACCCCGCACCCTGTACGACAAACTGTGGGACGCCCACGTGGTGGTTCCAGAAACCGACAGCGCGCCCGCCGTGCTGTATATCGACCTGCACCTGATCCATGAAGTGACCTCGCCGCAGGCCTTCACCGAACTGCGCGAGCGCGGCCTGAAGCCGCGCCGTCCGGACCGGACCAAGGCGACGATGGACCATTCCACGCCGACCCTGCCAGCCGCCGCCGACGGTACGCTGCCCTACGCCAGCGCTGCCTCCGAAGCGCAGGTCGCCATGCTGGCGCGCAACTGCGCCGAGCACGGCATCGAACTGTTCGACATGGCCTCGGACAATCGCGGCATCGTCCACGTGATCGCCCCGGAACAGGGTTTCACCCAGCCCGGCATGACCATCGTCTGCGGCGACAGCCACACCTCCACCCACGGCGCGTTCGGGTCGCTGGCCTTCGGCATCGGCACCAGCGAAGTCGGCCACGTGCTGGCCACGCAGTGCCTGCTGCAGCGAAAGGCCAAAACACTGGCGATCACCGTCGATGGCGAGGTCGCACCGGGTATCGGCGCCAAGGACGTGGTGCTGCACATCATCGGCGTGATCGGCGTGAATGGCGGCACCGGCCACGTGATCGAGTTCCGCGGCAGCACCATCGAAGCGATGGACATGGAACAGCGCATGACCCTGTGCAACATGTCGATCGAAGCCGGTGCACGCGCCGGAATGGTCGCTCCCGACCAGGTGACGTTCGACTTCGTTGCCAATACACCACGTGGCCCGAAGGGCGCCGACTTCGACGCCGCCGTGGCCCGCTGGACGCAGCTGCGCAGTGATGAAGGCGCGCGCTTCGACAGCGAGGTGCACATCGATGCTGCCGATATCCGCCCGACCCTGACCTGGGGCACCCATCCGGGCACCGCCATCGCTGTGGACGCGCCGATCCCGGCGGCCAACGATGCCGCCGCGCAGAAGGGCCTGGATTACATGCAATTCCAGGCGGGACAGACGCTGGCCGGCACACCGGTGGACGTGGTCTTCGTCGGCTCCTGCACCAACGGCCGCCTGAGCGACATGCGCGAAGTGGCGCAGGTGCTGCGCGGTCGTCGCGTCGCCGAGCGCGTGCGCATGCTGGTGGTCCCCGGCTCTGAAATCGTCAAGCGCCAGGCCGAGGCCGAGGGCATCCACGAGATCGTGCGCGCGGCCGGTGCCGAGTGGCGCGAGCCGGGGTGTTCCATGTGCATCGCCATGAATGGCGATCTGGTCGCCCCCGGCCAACTGGCGGTCAGCACCAGCAACCGCAATTTCGAAGGCCGCCAGGGCCCGGGCTCGCGCACCCTGCTGGCCTCGCCGATGAGTGCCGCCTGGGCCGCCGTGCAGGGCCACGTGGCCGATGCCCGTGAACTGTTCGCACAGGAGGTGGCCTGA